One genomic segment of Ricinus communis isolate WT05 ecotype wild-type chromosome 5, ASM1957865v1, whole genome shotgun sequence includes these proteins:
- the LOC8272294 gene encoding protein POLLEN DEFECTIVE IN GUIDANCE 1, translating into MALRSSGRKLSFEVLNESESSSIYGLHYKSNTDPIDTADNKVNRKKKKHKKKKHHSSSIIPEEHPIHENSFFPDSNSIPNTTIENGSLYLENITTSTSSFIGGGGGSVVCTVSDVPEIASVLRQRNVSNGGGGGGGEELASSSEKAKESGVEVNSPEEKQWRSEGINGFQIPKLEPAESLDWNRLMAAVDPNFENSPGKYFMEEMRKGNALRSTTTLGSEKERERVYDTIFRLPWRCELLIDVGFFVCLDSFLSLLTIMPTRILITIWRFLNTRQFKKPSASELSDIGCFIVLTSGVALLEHTDISLIYHMIRGQGTIKLYVVYNVLEIFDKLCQSFGGDVLQTLFNSAEGLASCSKENMRFWMWRFISDQALAMAFSILHSFILLAQAITLSTCIVAHNNALMALLVSNNFAEIKSNVFKRFSKDNIHSLVYSDSVERFHISAFLLFVLAQNILEAEGPWFESFLSNALMVFFCEMLIDIIKHSFLAKFNDIRPIAYSEFLEELCNQTLNIQTEDKKKHLTFIPLAPACVVIRVLTPVYAAHLPYSPFSWRFFWILLLSAMTYVMLTSLKVMIGMGLQKHATWYVNRCRKRKNHLHSD; encoded by the exons ATGGCGTTGAGATCTTCAGGTAGGAAACTCTCGTTCGAAGTCCTAAACGAAAGTGAAAGCAGCTCTATTTATGGGCTTCACTACAAATCAAATACGGATCCGATTGATACAGCTGACAATAAAGTTAAtcgtaaaaagaaaaaacacaagaaaaagaaacatcattcTTCCTCTATTATACCTGAAGAGCATCCGATCCATGAAAACAGCTTCTTCCCCGATTCAAATTCCATTCCCAATACCACCATTGAAAACGGAAGCCTGTATTTGGAGAATATTACAACAAGCACCAGTAGTTTTATCGGAGGAGGAGGAGGGAGTGTTGTCTGTACGGTAAGTGATGTTCCGGAAATTGCGAGTGTATTGAGGCAGAGAAATGTTAGTAATGgcggaggaggaggaggaggagaagaGTTGGCTTCTTCATCGGAGAAGGCGAAGGAGAGTGGAGTGGAGGTGAATTCACCGGAGGAGAAGCAATGGAGGAGTGAGGGCATTAACGGATTTCAAATTCCAAAGTTGGAACCAGCGGAATCTCTGGATTGGAATCGTCTCATGGCTGCTGTGGATCCTAATT TTGAGAATTCACCAGGGAAGTATTTTATGGAGGAGATGCGTAAAGGAAATGCATTAAGGAGCACAACAACTCTTGGCAGTGAGAAAGAAAGGGAGAGAGTTTATGATACTATCTTTCGTTTGCCTTGGAGATGTGAACTG CTTATAGATGTCGGCTTTTTTGTGTGCTTGGATTCATTTCTATCGCTGTTAACTATCATGCCAACTAGAATTCTCATCACCATTTGGAGGTTTCTCAATACAAG GCAGTTCAAGAAGCCTTCTGCATCAGAGCTCTCTGATATTGGTTGCTTTATAGTGTTGACTTCCGGTGTTGCACTTTTGGAGCACACAG ATATCAGCTTAATATATCACATGATTCGTGGTCAAGGAACAATCAAACTCTATGTAGTTTACAATGTTCTGGAG ATATTTGATAAACTATGCCAAAGTTTTGGTGGGGATGTGTTGCAGACTCTATTTAACTCTGCAGAAGGTCTAGCTAGttgttcaaaagaaaatatgagattcTGGATGTGGAGATTTATCTCTGATCAGGCTTTAGCTATGGCCTTTTCCA TTCttcattcattcattttattagcTCAGGCAATCACTTTGTCGACTTGTATTGTTGCTCATAATAATGCCTTGATGGCTTTGCTGGTATCCAACAACTTTGCTGAGATAAAAAGTAATGTCTTCAAACGTTTCAGCAAGGATAATATCCACAGTCTTGTGTATTCTG ATTCAGTAGAGAGATTCCACATTTCAGCATTTCTCTTATTTGTCTTGGCTCAAAACATTCTGGAGGCTGAGGGTCCTTGGTTTGAGAGTTTTCTTTCT AATGCTCTGATGGTTTTCTTCTGTGAGATGTTAATTGATATCATAAAGCATTCATTTCTTGCCAAATTCAATGACATAAGGCCCATTGCATACTCTGAATTTCTTGAAGAGCTTTGCAACCAG actttgaatattcaaaCCGAGGACAAGAAAAAACATCTCACTTTCATTCCTCTGGCACCAGCTTGTGTG GTTATACGAGTACTAACTCCAGTGTATGCTGCTCACCTTCCCTATAGTCCTTTTTCATGGAGGTTCTTTTGGATCCTCCTCTTGTCTGCCATGACCTACGTAATGCTAACAAGTTTAAAGGTGATGATTGGCATGGGACTACAAAAGCATGCGACCTGGTATGTGAATAGGTGCCGAAAGAGAAAAAATCATCTTCACAGTGACTAA
- the LOC8272295 gene encoding G-type lectin S-receptor-like serine/threonine-protein kinase At5g24080, producing the protein MSLFYLIFALLLCTNPLPSLQQNNSLTSFSSSNTSWLPNQNQILLSPNSTFAAGFRPLPRSPNLFTFSIWYYKLPDKTIVWSANKDSTPLSSSASLVISSTGELRLTNGSSGTNLWPGNQTTANSNSTSLFLQEIGNLVYGNWDSFDYPTHTFLPTQNITGRTKLVSNNGKFSFSDSKNLVFDLDSEIYYTATSQFLQLRTDGSVAQANGFSIISADFNPNQTSDPKLRRLTLDDDGVLRVYSSDQSQDQWFIVWQAVQEVCKVHGTCGPNAICMPEDSNSRSCACPPGFRKNSTNSDACDRKIPLSGNTKFLRLDYVNFTGGLDQSSLRVGNLSVCQSRCLNDRKCQGFMFKYDGQGYCVLQLEKMPYGYWSPGTETAFFLRVDIKESDESNFTGMTSVLETTCPVRISLPFPPEESNTTTRNIAIICTLFAAELISGILFFWAFLKKYIKYRDMARTLGLEFLPAGGPKRFTYAELKVATNDFSNANAIGKGGFGDVYRGELTDKRIVAVKCLKNVTGGDAEFWAEVTIIARMHHLNLVRLWGFCAEKGQRILVYEYVPNGSLDKYLFPAGQLASSGSEMEMGPLAIDGPKPILDWGIRYRIALGVARAIAYLHEECLEWVLHCDIKPENILLGDDFCPKISDFGLAKLRKKEDMVSMSRIRGTRGYMAPEWVKMDPITPKADVYSFGMVLLEIVTGSRNFEMQGSIMDSEDWYFPRWAFDKVFKEMKVDDILDRKIKHCYDARLHFDMVDRMVKTAMWCLQDRPEARPSMGKVAKMLEGTVEMTEPKKPTIFFLGDE; encoded by the coding sequence ATGTCTCTCTTCTATCTCATCTTTGCTCTTCTTCTCTGCACAAACCCTTTACCTTCTCTTCAACAAAACAACAGCCTCACTTCTTTTTCCTCATCAAACACTTCATGGCTCCCAAATCAGAACCAGATTCTCCTCTCCCCTAACTCAACCTTCGCTGCCGGTTTTCGCCCACTTCCCCGTTCTCCAAATCTCTTCACTTTCTCTATTTGGTACTACAAGTTGCCAGACAAAACCATTGTTTGGTCAGCTAATAAAGACTCCACTCCACTTTCTAGCAGCGCTTCTTTAGTCATTTCCTCCACTGGCGAGCTCCGTTTAACTAATGGTTCTTCAGGAACAAACCTGTGGCCTGGCAATCAGACTACCGCAAACTCAAACTCTACTTCACTTTTTCTACAGGAAATTGGAAATCTCGTTTATGGCAACTGGGACAGCTTTGATTATCCAACCCATACCTTCTTGCCGACTCAGAACATAACAGGACGTACTAAACTTGTCTCAAACAACGGTAAGTTTAGTTTTTCGGATTCCAAAAACTTGGTCTTTGATCTTGATTCTGAAATTTATTATACAGCCACTAGTCAATTTTTACAACTAAGGACAGATGGTAGTGTGGCTCAAGCAAATGGCTTTTCAATCATTTCTGCTGATTTTAATCCTAATCAGACTAGTGATCCCAAGCTTCGGAGATTGACTCTTGATGATGATGGTGTTCTAAGAGTGTACAGTTCTGATCAAAGTCAGGATCAATGGTTTATTGTTTGGCAAGCAGTACAAGAGGTCTGTAAAGTTCATGGGACTTGCGGGCCTAATGCTATCTGCATGCCTGAGGACTCGAATTCTAGATCTTGTGCCTGTCCACCAGGATTCAGGAAAAATTCTACAAATTCTGACGCCTGTGACAGGAAAATTCCGCTTTCCGGTAACACAAAGTTTCTTCGGCTTGATTATGTCAATTTCACTGGTGGGTTAGATCAGTCGAGTTTGAGAGTCGGGAATCTCTCAGTTTGTCAATCACGTTGTTTGAACGACCGGAAATGTCAAGGTTTTATGTTCAAGTATGACGGCCAAGGGTACTGTGTGCTTCAGCTTGAAAAGATGCCATATGGTTATTGGTCTCCAGGCACAGAAACTGCATTCTTTTTGCGTGTGGATATTAAGGAATCAGATGAGTCTAATTTCACTGGCATGACCAGTGTGCTAGAGACAACATGCCCTGTTCGAATCAGCCTTCCTTTCCCACCTGAAGAATCCAATACTACAACAAGAAACATTGCAATTATATGCACATTATTTGCCGCCGAATTGATTTCTGGGATTTTGTTCTTTTGGGCATTTCTAAAGAAGTATATCAAGTATAGAGACATGGCTAGGACTTTAGGCCTGGAATTCCTCCCCGCAGGAGGGCCTAAGAGGTTCACGTATGCGGAACTCAAAGTTGCAACAAATGACTTCTCTAATGCTAATGCTATTGGGAAAGGTGGATTTGGTGACGTTTATAGAGGAGAGCTGACCGATAAGCGCATTGTTGCAGTCAAGTGCTTGAAAAATGTCACTGGTGGTGATGCTGAGTTCTGGGCAGAGGTTACTATTATAGCCAGGATGCACCATCTCAATTTGGTCAGATTATGGGGCTTTTGTGCTGAGAAAGGGCAAAGGATTTTAGTTTACGAGTATGTGCCTAATGGTTCCCTTGATAAGTACCTTTTTCCTGCGGGTCAACTTGCATCATCAGGATCTGAGATGGAAATGGGTCCGCTGGCTATTGACGGGCCGAAACCCATACTTGATTGGGGAATCCGATACCGGATTGCACTTGGTGTGGCAAGAGCAATTGCATACTTGCATGAGGAGTGTTTGGAGTGGGTTTTGCATTGCGATATCAAACCTGAAAATATACTTTTGGGCGATGATTTTTGTCCAAAAATATCGGATTTTGGGTTAGCCAAGttgaggaaaaaagaagacatGGTAAGTATGTCTCGGATCCGGGGCACTCGCGGGTACATGGCGCCAGAATGGGTCAAGATGGATCCTATTACTCCGAAAGCCGATGTGTACAGTTTCGGAATGGTGTTGTTAGAAATTGTCACAGGGTCGAGAAATTTTGAGATGCAAGGTTCTATAATGGACAGTGAAGACTGGTACTTCCCTAGGTGGGCATTTGACAAGGTGTTCAAGGAAATGAAGGTAGATGACATTTTGGACCGTAAAATTAAGCATTGCTATGATGCTAGACTGCATTTTGACATGGTGGATCGTATGGTGAAGACTGCAATGTGGTGCCTTCAAGATCGGCCGGAGGCCAGGCCGTCCATGGGGAAGGTTGCCAAGATGTTGGAAGGCACTGTGGAGATGACTGAACCAAAGAAGCCTACCATCTTCTTCTTAGGGGATGAATAA